GCTGATTGAAATGCAATTTGGCTTCCTAAAACTCCTCCACCTGCAACTACAACATTTTTTATATTCATTTTTTAACACCACTTTTCTTTAAAAGCAAACATTAGTTTACTTGTATACTAATTTAGTCGATAAAATATATAAATATTATTAAATAAATTTAAAAAAAATCATCATGCAAGAAAATTTGTAATTTAAAAACGGATATAATACGAAATTGGAGTATACTTGCATGATGCAATTATTAATATATGGATTATAATATTTAAATATTGTCAATATAATCAAAGGAATTGTTGGCAATATCAATAAGATTTTTAATACCTACTTTTACATTTTCAGGACTAAAATCTGAGAAAATATACTCATCAAATTTAGAAACTTCTTTTTCAACTTCTAAAACAATATTACGTCCAGTAGGAGATAATTTAACTAATTTACTCTTATTATCCTCACATAAAATTCTCTCAATATAACCAGATTTTTCAAGATGATTTAAAGCACGTGTAATAGAACTTTCATTTTTATCAAAAAGCTGTGCAAAATCCTTCTGAATGAATTCATTATTAT
This DNA window, taken from Methanobrevibacter oralis, encodes the following:
- a CDS encoding MarR family transcriptional regulator, which translates into the protein MKKFKLDENRKYAFDFIVTILYMQHLFIKAKKAREFSIDVIDYYIILEIIHHNNNEFIQKDFAQLFDKNESSITRALNHLEKSGYIERILCEDNKSKLVKLSPTGRNIVLEVEKEVSKFDEYIFSDFSPENVKVGIKNLIDIANNSFDYIDNI